The Chthoniobacterales bacterium DNA segment CATCGTCAAAAAGAACGCCATCATGATGATCGACTTCGCCCTCGACGCCCAACGCCGCGAAGGCAAGTCCCCCGCCGACGCCATCTTCCAAGCCTGCGTCGTCCGCTTCCGCCCCATCATGATGACCACCCTCGCCGCCACCATGGGCGCCCTGCCCATCGCCCTGGCATACGGCGCCGACGGCGAGGCCCGCCAGCCCCTCGGCCTCGTCATCGTCGGCGGTCTCCTCCTCAGCCAGCTCGTCACCCTGTATTTGACGCCCGTCATTTACCTCTACTTCGAGCGCCTCCAGGCCCGCCTCACCCGCGGCCGGCCGTCAAACCCGAATCACCCCTCCACGTCCCCCGCTCCGATTGCGGCCTGAAAACCCGTTCCGCTTGGAGGGAATCGCTTCGTCGGCTCCGCGGAATCCCAAAAAGCAGCTCCAATTTCTCCAAAACCGCCGCCGATCAGGGATATTTTGGATCATTCCACGAGTGTTGGATCGGTGAGCCACGAGACCTCGCCATCCCTGCCCAACGAAAGCTTCCCGTCCAAGCCCCGTGCTAGCATCGCCAGAGACATCCGCCGATTCGCCTCGTCTCGGAAAATCTCCCTCCCACCGATTCTTGCGCGCCATCACATGGTGAAACGCCTCGGGGTATTCAATGCACAGCCGTCCCGGCATGCCTCAGAAAGAACTTAACCCGCCTTAATCTCTCAAAATTGTTGATCGCCTCCCCTTTGATTTCACGAACACCCAGCTGATTTCTTCAGACCAACTACAGACGATGATTCGATGAATGTGGCTCCGCCGGCCCCCATCGCGATCGCCTCACCATCTCTGCTTCCCCATTTACCTTTGTTTATCTCGGTTCGCACCGCTCACCAACTTGTCTTTATCAGCGCCATCTGAATATTTTCGTCGAACACTAACGCCCTAAGCTTATCAGCATTCCTTGCTTCACTCCTCCCGCTCGCTACCGACTGACCGTTCTCAAATTCGACTGCCAGCTTAATCTGAAGATCAGTTTTTCCCCCAACATCCCATCGGATAATCTCAGAAGCACCGCTTGGAATATCGGCGACGCTCAGTCTTAAATCCCCTTGAGTCAATATGGCCTTGCTAATTTTTTGACTTGTTTTGTTAACAATCTCGAGCTGAGCGAATTTATCAAACTTCGTTAGACGATTGCAGCCAGCCACGAAAATAAGACTTATCAACAGAGTCACAGAAACCACCAATTTTCTCATCTTGGCTTTGGGGGCAATGGTTGATTTGCAGGAACCGGGACTTGACCGGGCCAGTAATTTATAACGTTTTTAGGGGAAGAATTGCCTAGAAATCGGCCCGGCAAAACAGATTCCCATTTTACTCCCCATCCCATTCTTTTTGTTGCATATTTAACGAACGTATTACTATTGTTTCCCGGAGCGAGACCCAGTAAACCACCTTCTCCGGTGAAAGGATCTGAATATTTTGAATTCGGCCAGTTTTGCGGAGAATTCGGATCTTGAGAAGCATACTTATAAGCTTTTGCAATTTGCACAAGCTCGCGCCATTTCGCATCCATTTCCTCGTCGTCTTGAGACATGAACACCGCCGCGACGTCATCGCCACTAGTTTCAAGATACCGCATATATGCGATAGCAACTCGATCCTCGCTCCACGTTGACCATTCGCGCTGCGCACTCATATGATCAGTCCGCCTCCAAATTTTCCAATCATTTTCGGCTCGGTCACCGTATGATGGGCTCCTCATCAAATCAACTGAAGCATTGATCTCTCCTCCTCCACTTTGAATCTCGCTCAAAGTATAGTGCTTATTCAAGTCCGCTTCAAAATCACCTTTGAAATAAACAAGGATAGCGTGTTTTAGCCCAAGCTGAATTTCCGATCCCGTGACGGCAATGAACGAGCACAGCCCGAACGGATCGAGATGATTGACCAAATCGTTCCCTACGAATCCGTATAAATTTAATCCACCTTTTTCCCCAATAGGATCGAGGCTTAACCACCTTCCCGTTTCAGGATTATAATACCGATACCCGTAATACAGCAGCCCAGTTTCCCAATCCGTGAATTTGCTGCTAAATCCAAACGGATTGAGCGCGGCATACTCCCCGCTAGCCCGGATAACTTCGCCGAATGGCCCGTATTCATAATCCGCCACACTCTGCCCGTTGCTGGTATCCACAAGGCGGATGACATTGCCATTCAAATCACTGGCTACCTCGAACGTCTTGTTTGCGTAGTAGTTGCGCTCCAAGAGCAGGCCGCCCACGCCGCCGGCTGCCTCCAAGCTGCCGCTGGCATCCAGACCCCACGCGTAGCTGCGGATCGGCTGGCCCGCATCGCCCACCTCGGCTTGCAGCAGCCAGCCGTTCCACAGGAATCGCGTGTGGTCGTGCAGCAGCCAGGCGCTATTCACCCACTGGTAAACGAACTTTTCCACCCGCCGGCCCTGCCAGTCGTAGCGGAACGTCAACTTGCGCTTCTGCGCGGCGGGCACCGTCGGCACGCTTTCCATCGCCACGAGCCGGTTCTCGGCGTCCCACGAGTAGCTCCACAACCCATCCGACACGAGGTTGCCGTCGTTGTCATACCCGAAGCTCTCCGGCGTCTTTGCCACCAGCGCCGTGCGCGCGCGCGTCGTCGTCCCACTCGCCAGCGTCGCCGCGATCGTCTCCGCCACACTCACCGGGCCCGAGGTGTTGCTCGCCGTGAGCAGTTTGTAAAAATACCCGCCCTTGCGGCTCGTCGCCGCGCCGTTCACCGTCACTGTCGCGCCCGGGTTCGCGCTTCCCATCACGTCCACCGCTCCGGGCACCGTGCGGCTCGTGATCTGGTTCAACGCATTGGCAGTGTAGGTCGCCGTGCGCCCGTTCACCGTCGTGCCCGTTGCTCCGCTGCGGTTCCCCGCTCCGTCGTAGGCATACCCGTATTGCTGCCCCTCCACCGCGCTCGCGTCGCTCCATTTCCGGCCTCCGCTCGTCACCTGCCCGAGGTCGTCGTAGCCGATCGTCCATTTCGACCCATCGTCCCACGCAATCTCCTTGCGCCGGTTCCGGCTGTCGAACTGCGTCGTATCCAGACTGCGCGTGCCTGCCGCCGCCGTGTGCGTGATTTTTTGAAGCCGGTTCGAGCCGTCCCACAGGCGCGTGCTCGTCATCCCGCCGGTGAAGGTCGTCGTCAACAGGAGATCGGAGTTCGGCACATATCCGTAGGTCGCCGTCCCGAAAACCCCCATCTTGACCGTCTGCAGCCGACTGCTGGGATCGTATTGATAACTCACAGACTGACCCCAACTCCCGGTCGTGCCCGTAACGGCGCTCACCCGTCCAGAAGCATCGAATTTCCGGCTGTTCGCCACTCCCGCCAGCGGCCCGAGCGTGATCGCCTCGCTTTCCTCGCCCAACGTGTAACCGAGCAGATGTTTGCCGGCCGCGTCCGTCACCTTCGCGGGTCGGTTGATCCGGTCGTAGGTGATGCTCACGTCCGGGGTCGCATCCGCGTAGTCCATCGTCTTCACGTTACCTCGCTCGTCGAAAGCGTATATCGTCACAATATTCCGCGCGTTCGTGCGATGAAAGAGGTGATTGTCCGCCGTGTAGTCGTATTGCACATGCTTTACCGCGGCGTCGGTCTTTGTCGTCAATAAACCCGTGGCCGGATTGTAGGTCCACGTGGTTTTGTCGCTCGCGCCCGCCGTGCGATAGGTGTAAAGCTCCGTCCGATCGCCGTAACTGTCGATCGTCAGCGTCATCTTGTAAACGCCCGTTCCGGAGATCCCCGTGAGAAAGCCCCGCAGATCGTAGCCGCGCACCTCCGTCTTCCCGTCCGCATACGTCGTCGTGAAGAGCTGCCCGGCCCCTGGCTGGCCCGCCGGCACATACTGGTAGCTGGTGGATTGGCCCGCCACCGTCTGCGAGGTGAGGAATGCCCCGGTGTAAACCGGGTCCGTGATCACTCCGCGCGGGTCGGTCATTTTATCGAGGCGGCCCAGGCCGTCGTATTCGTAGGAGGTGGGTTGCGCCACGGTCGTCGTGCTGGCGGATATCAAGCGGCCCGCGACCGTCGTTGCCACGGCCGGCGTGGAGGAATCCGACGCCACGGTGGTGGCCGTCACGGTCTGCGTGGCGCGGTTCACCACGGAGGTCGTGGTGGTGGCCTTCCCATAGCGATCGACCTGCACCGTGCGGTCGAGCATGGTCGCCCCGCCACCGCCGAAGAGGGACTTTTGCGAGGAAAAAGGCGTGGGGGCGCCGTCGGCTCCCTCGTAGCGGGAAACGCTGCGCACGGCACACCAATAGCCGGAATCGGTCGCGTAGGTGGCGCTGAAATCCGTCACCTCGTCGGTGCCGGCGACATCAAGCGTGCCATTGCCATTCACGTCGCGACCTTGCCGCGAAAGCTGGCCCAACTCGTCGTATTCGAAGAGTTCCGCCGCTTCCCCCGGCACGGTGCGTCCCGTGCGCAGGCCGCGCAGGTCCACCGTGATGATGCTCGCGAGCGTCGTGCCCGTGTAGCCGGGGCGTTCCTCGCGCACGAGATCGCCGAGGACGTTCGTGTAGGTCTTTGTCCACCGCGGCGAGGCGGCGCTGCCCACGAACTCCTGCGTCCACTGCCCGTTGGCATCCGCCCCGTAGTCGTAATACTTCGCGATCACGCCCGTGCCGGTAATGCTTTTCACCGTGCCGTCCGCATAGTGGTCGGTGATCTCGGTCCCCCCGCTCGGTAGCGTGCGGGTGACCGTGCGACCGCCATTCGTGTAAGTGGTAGTCGTCGTGAGACCTTCCTCCGTCGTTTCGGAGGTCACCCGGCCCGCGGCGTCGTAACCCGTGGAACTCGTCAACGTCAGTCCGCCACCGGTGCGAGTGACGCTGCGCACGCGATCCTCCGCGTCGTAGGTGTAGGTCGTCGAAATACCCTGGCGGCTTTCGGTCTGCACCCGGCCGAGGGCATCGTAGGCCGTGTAGGTAGTCGGGATGCCCTGCTCGTCCTTTTCCCAATCCTTCCGATTTCCCGTCCAAGCAGCCTCGTAAAGAACGCGCCCATCCTTCGTGCTGCTGGTCAGCCTTCCTTCGGCGTTGTAACCGTGGACTGTCTTCGTGACGGGGACATAAGACCCACTCAAATAAACCTGCGCCTGCTCCTCGAGCACGAGGCCACCAGGACTGAGGATCAAGATTTCCCGAGTGGTCTTTTCGGTAATGCCCTCGGGCGAGGCGTCCGTGCCATGCGTAATGGTCTTGCGCAAATAGGCGCCCGACCCGGCGGTGAATGCGCCTCCGCTGTAAGTGCCAAGTTCATATCCATAATGGTCCGCCCGCCCATCAGCGAAGACCTCTTCGGCGATCTGGTTCGTGAATGGAGCGACGGCATATCCGGTGTAGGTGACGACCTCCGATTCGTTGCGCAAGGCGGGATGATCATACACCGATTCCCCCGGCTGGCCGTTTACATCTTCATAGTAGGCATAGCGGCTGGCGGTGTCGCCAAGCCCCTGACCGAACGCAGTAACCGTTTCGCCCGCGGGAACCGTGGAAAAAACGGAAACTCCGCCGTAATAACCCCCTGGATAGGATGACGCATAATAGTTGTGCTGAACGTAATTCGACAGATTAATCTGCGGCGTTGCCGGAGCGTCCTTTCCCGGACGGTAAGTCTTATCGAGATTCCCGTAACTAAATTGGTTGCTGCTGTATTCGTAGAACTCCCAATATCCATCCGATCGAGCGAAAGACTTTACATGGCGATAGCCGCCGCCGTCGGCGATATTCTCGTAAAATGTGTAATCCGTCGTGATCGGCGAGCCATCGGGGTCTTCAATGCGTTGGACGATCTCCATTCCCCACGCGAACATATGCTTCGTTTCGATGGTCTTGAGCGCCACGATGCCGGTGGCCGGATCGGTCACAGTCCGCGTGACCTTTTTGTCGCCGTTAACGAGATTCATCGTGCTCAGTGTCTCCAAACGGCCCCCCCCGCGATTATAGCTCCATGCCTCGGTTGCGGCATCATGGGTGAAAGCGTTTACCGTGGTGATACCGCCACGAGTTTCCGAAATGCTCACAGCTCCGGCGGGCGCTCCACTGGGATTTTCCACCGTCCATGTTACATAGGGCGAACCGGAGGGCACATAGGCACCGTTCACCTTGCTGCCGGTAAGATAAAAGCGAATTTCGTATTTGGTTGCGCTTAGCGTGACGATATCGGCCAGGCATTCCGGCGACTTGATTTGCTGCAGAACGCCCGCATTACGAATGACATCAACTTCGGCTGAAGGCGAAACATAACGCAAGGCGGCCGGGGTATAGGAGTTCGCCGTGATCGCTCCCTCCGAAAGCATCAAGCTGCCCGCCGATTCGCCGGACGATAGCCCGCCCATGGAGAACTGCCAATGCACGCTCTTCAACCCACCATCGCCATCCCCTCCAGTTCCCGAGCCTCCATTATCGCTTTTGGGAACAACGACGACCGACCATGTTTTCTCGGGTCGATTTTTGCAGCCGGGATCGTTCTCAAATGTATCGTTAATGTCGGTTTGTTCGACATCGTCGACTTTGACTTTGTAGCATCCCTCCACCTTCAGGTTAATGTGCAGCGTGCTATATGTCGCCGCAGGAACCTTCAGCGTCATCGCTTGTCCGGGCTTGATGTCGAGGGTTTCGACATTCGTCATTCCATAACCACACGCCACTCCGCTCCCATCGACCGTCTTGTTATTTGACGATTGGCTATCATCGGTCAAGACAACCGAATAAGCTCCGTCCGCGCAAAAATCCCCATAGAATGTGATCGGAACTTTCCCTTCGCAACTCGCACAGCCCATCGCGAATCGCGAAAGGATCAGAGCGGAAATAGCGACTAGTGATCTTAAACTTAGCTTCATGACTTAGTAGGCGGAAAAGATGTCGAGGGCGCGATCCGTGGCGTCGGCCTTGGAATCGACGGTGAAGGAACTGCGGCCGGAGAGATGCTCCAGCGTGCGGCCCATGCCATCGAAGTCGGGGTCTTCCGCGCGATTGTCGATGGTGGGGCTGGGCCCATTTATCTGCTCCCAGCTGTCAGGCATAAGGTCCTGGTCGCTATCGGCCCGAGCAGGGCTCGTCGTGGTCTCCGCGCCATCGAGAATCCCATCGCCATCGGTATCGCTCTTCGTCGGGTCCGTGCCCGCCAGGTATTCCTGAATGTTCGTCAGTGTATCGCCATCGCCATTGGCTCCCGGCAACGCGCCGCCAGGCCCGAAGTAGAAGTCCTCCCACTCGTCCGGCATGCCGTCCCCATCTGAATCTCCGACAGCGGAGGCATTGTAATTCTGACTGACCTCCCCGGCCGTTAGCTCGTAGTTGAAAATTTCCACTTCATCGAGGGCGCCGTAGATGGGCTGCCCCCCGGGGGATTCGTTGCCGAGAATGAGCCCCTTCGCGACAATATCGGCGGCCTTGGGCGAATAGGACCAATTCGGGGAATCTTCACCGGCAAGGACTCCATCGAGGTAGGTCTTGCGCGTGGTGCCGGACCACGTCACGACGACTTGATGCCAGGTCTGGGAAGACCACGTAAACGGCGTGGTGGTGGGATACTCGGTGTAGTGTCCGTTGCCATCGTGCTCGGAATAGATGATCGAGGGCTCGGTGGCATTGAAGAGGAGCATGGCATAAGCCTTCCCTGTTCCCCATGACCCGCCGATCTCGAGGAGCCGGCTCCATGTGCCGCTCATCTGCGCGCTACTCCAGTCCGGCTTGATCCAAAGGCGCACGCTGCCGGTTTTGAAGCTGTAATTGAGCGACCCGTCGGGGCGCTTCCAGTCGTAATTCAGGACATCGCCGATCGCATCGACGCGCACGGCATTGCCCTTCCAGCCGGGAACCGATGTCACACCGCTTGCCGCACGAGGCAACTGCCCCTCGGCACTGGTGAAATTCGCGTCGTCCATCGGGAAATAGGCGATTCGTCGGGGAGTGACATCGCTGGCGTCCATGGGGTCAGTCCCGTCCATGGTGAGTTCCTGCCTGTCGCCCACGCCGTCGAAATCGCTGTCGGGGTTGCCGGCCGATAGCCCATCCGATAGCTCGGTCGCATTGGACAGGCCATCTCCGTCCGTGTCATCCGTGTTGCCGGGGCTCGTGTCCCCGAATTGGGCAATCTCCCAGATATCGGGCAGGCCATCTCCATCGGTATCGCCCGAGGCCAAACCAGCGACGTTGAAGCTGAAGACCATCTTGAGCTGGCCGATGTTTGCGAGGGCGTAGTTTTGGGCGACTGGCACGGGGGCCGCCGAGTTCCACGGATAATTGTCGGCCCAGTTTGCCGCGTAGCCGAAGTTTTTGAGGCTGTCCTTCGTATTGTAGCCAGCCGCGATCAGGCGGTCGTAAAAAGGCTTTGCCACGGCTTTGAGCTGGCCGATGGTCACCGGGGTATAGTTGTTGACTTGCGCCTGGGTTTGGAAGCCCGCCACCATCGCCGTGACCGCCGCTCCCGATCCTCCCGCCAGATTGGCATCGAGATAGGCTTTGGCTTGATACGCCACGTATTTCAGCTGACCCAGATTCACCGGGGCATAGTTGTTTGCTGTCGCGCCTGATTGGATGATCTGCGTGGCGGGAGCCGTCCACCATGCGGGAGGATTTCCCGCCAAGGCATTGCCAACCACCAAGGCACCAAGGCACCAAGAGAGGAATCTCCCGCCGCGGCGCGGAGACGCGGAGGGAATGCGGGCAGGTTTGCTCCCTCGGGAATTCTTCGCGCCTTCGCGCCTCTGCGTGCCACTATTCATAAAAACCCTTGGTGTCTGTGCCGGTGGCGAAAGCCCCTAATTCCCGAACTGCCCCATACTAATATCGCCTTGGGCCTTGCTCATGGTTACCGTGCCGTCTTTGAAAACGGTGAAGGCGTTATTGGGAGTAGCGCTGGTGCCGTTGCCTACGACAAACAGCGGGTCAACAGGAGTGCCTCCCGTCCCATCCCTCCACGCGGTTGGCGACGGAGCAGTCGTTCCATCCTTGGCTTTGTTAACGTTATATTGACCGACAACGAGCGAGTTAAACGAATCGGTCGTGGCGTATTGACCAATCTGGACGGATTTGTTTGCCGGCGTGTTGGAATTGCCCCCAACACGAAGATAGCTCGCGACTGTAGCATAAGTTCCAGCCTGGACATAAGTTCCAGCCTGGACACTGTAGGTGGCAGCAACAAGGCCATAGCTAGCAATAACATTGCCCGGGTTAGCAACGACATCCCCCGCGTGAAGACTGCCAGTCACGATCACTGCGATTCCAAATAGATAAATAATCTTTTTCATTTCGTTTTGGTTAGAATTTCACGCTTCCAATCGGCATCAAGTTGAGTCGACTTTTTCGCTGCTCTCTCGCTTCAGGCCACTTATATGGCCCATTTCCTTCAAAAATGACGATGAGAGTGTTTTCATCGGCCATCGCGCATGCCGACGCTAAGCTTGCCTTGGGACCCGATGACACTGTCTTGTAAGAGAAATCCCCGGCAAAAGAGTCATCTCCAGTGCTATTATCCACATAAATAACCCGATTTATGTTTGGAGATAATCCCGAGACGGTCACTTTTCCTTTTTGAAACTGTTGGATCGAGGAGGCTGCATCAAAGTTGACATGAATATTCCGATCCTCGACATCGGGATTCGAGCCGGTGACTTTCTCCACCGAGTCGGGGATTCCGTCCTTGTCCGCATCGGCGAAGAGCGGGTTCTCACCGGTGATGGACAGGGCATCCGCATAGGCGGGGCCGGCGGGGCTCGCCTGAAAGGACAGGGTGCCAGTTTTTGGCCGAGCCTTGCCGAGGAGCGGCTGGTCGATGAGGGCGAGCTTGCCATCCACGAAAAGGTCCCAGGTTCTGGCTTTGAGGTTCTCGCGAATGGTGAGGCGCATCCATTCGAGGGCGAGCCCCCGCTCGTCGACCTCGAAGGAGTGGCCGGCGTCGACAGCATTGGGGGCAGTGTCTTTACCTTTATCGTCCGACGCGGCGAGGGCGACGATCCGGCCGGTCCCCTGCGTCTTGATGAAGCCGAGCATGGCGCCATTCGCATCGATCGTGCTGAGCGGCGTCTTCGAGCTGTCGGCGGTTGGCAGAATCGCAAAGTCCAGAAAGACGACGCCGTCCGCGGGAATCGGGAAGGTCGTCGTCGCGGCAGCATCATCTCCCGAGGCTGCGATTTCCAGGCTCTGGTTGCCCCCGCCTTTCTCCGCCTGGGTAACCTTCGCGATCCCTGCAGTGCTTTGCTTCCACCCAGCGCGCGTCGCGATATCGGTGCCGGCGGCCAAGCCCTCACTTTCTTCGAAACCAGTCCCGGATGCGGCGACGGCGACGGAAAGCGCCATGGCCGCTGTGGCGAGTCCAAGGGAGAAGCGTGAGAGCCGCAGGGTTTTGGAGACAATCATGGCGATTTGAGCGTTTCAGCCCCCGTAGACGACGCTCACGATGTCACTGGATTGGCCGATCTCCTCGTCGTCCACCACGCCGACGGCGCGGTATTCGCGAGTCTCGGGCGTGCCGGCGACGGAGAGCGGGCTGTCGTCTTCGAAGGGGAACTTGCTGCGTCGAGCGACGAGGAGCTTCCATTCGGCCGCGCCTTTGAGGCGGACGTAAAGGTTCATGGCCTGCACGCCGCTTTTCTTGCCCTTGAGGCGCACGTAGCTGGGGAATGCCTCGGCGGAGAGCGTGGGCTTGTAAGTCTCGGGATCGAAGGAATCGCCGCCGCCGATCACCTGAAGGTCCTCCCCGATGCCGGCGGTGTAGCCGGGGCTGGTCTTGAGATGGCGAATGGCGGCGCGAATCCTGGGCAGGTGATCGCCCTGGCTCTGCTGGAAGGCGCCGAGCGCGGCGTCGAGTGCGATTTGTTTCGCGAGCAGGTCCGCAAGCGGCGTTTGCAGGGCGGTGATCTCGGCCTGGAGAGTGGTCAGCTCCGCAGGATCGAGGCCGAGGGCCGGGGCGTTGGTCGGGAGCTTGGCAGCGAGATTTGCGAGCCAGTCGGAGAGGTTCGCGTAGGATTGCGGGATGAAGTCGGTGGCCATGGGATCGCGGGTTATTCGAGGTGGTTTGCGGAGTTTTCTTTCGGCGAGAGACCCTTGGAGGAATGCGAGCGGGCCTCGGAAGACGGATGGCCGGCTCGCCAGGCGAAAAGGGAGTCTCGCTCGCGGGCGAGGCGACCGGCGGCGCCGATTGCCGGCCTCGGCGTTTGGCGAAGGCCTCTCGGGTGGATGCGAGGGCCTCTCGAAAGCCGGCGAGCCAGGTGGAGAGTCAGCGAGCGACTCTCGGAGGTCGGCGAGACGGTCTCGGTTGACAGCAAGAGCCTCTCGGAGGAGAGCATTGCGGCGGCCGGGCCGGCGAAGACGGAGCTCGGAGAGAATGAGGGCCGGCCGGATTGCACGGCGAAGATGCAAGCAGTTCCCTTGGCCCCTGTCTTTCCGGTGGATGCCCGGAAATTTTTATCGGGGTTTCTTCCCTGATTAGTAGGGGATTATCGGGGGATAATTTCTTGACGTTCGGCCGGCCGGTGAAATTGTGGCCCTGCCCGCGGGGCTCTCTCCATTCCTCATATCGCACCATTTCTCGCCATGGAACCCTCCCGGGAAAATTCTTCAGTCCGTCATTCCGAGGAAGGGCCCCTTGCCCGGATACTGCTTATCGGGGGTTCACCCTGGTTGCGCCACTCTCTGGCAACCCTCGCCACTGCCGAGAAGTGGCTGGAGGTCTGCGGGAATACGGGCTCGTCCGCCGTCGCGCGGCGGATTTGTGAGGAGAAACTGCCGGGACTCATCGTGCTCGACATGGAATTGCCGGAAGGTTCCGGCCTGGGACTTCTGCGCGATCTGGCAAGAATCCGGCCCGACGCGGGCATTCTCGCCCTCGGCGAGCGGGAGGATACGGCGTGGCTTACCCGCGTGTTCCGCGCGGGTGCTCGCGGCTATCTCTCGAAACAGGACGAGACCCGGGAAATTTCTTCGGCCCTGTGGCGGGTCGCCCAAGGCCACCGGGTCGTCAGCCGACGCATTTCGGAACTCGTGATCGGCATCGTGACCTCCGGACAGGGGATGGGCGCGAAGCGCGGCGTCGAAGCACTTTCCCCTCGGGAAATCGAGGTCTTCTCCCTCCTCGGCAAAGATCAGGGACCTACCGCGATTTCCCGCCGCCTCGGAGTGACGGTGAAGACGGTCGAGACCCATTGCCAGCATATCAAGCGCAAGCTCGGCCTGCTAAATGGCAAGGCGTTGAAACAGCGCGCCTTGCAATGGGTGCTCTCCGCCGGCGGGCCGGCAGTCTCGAGCGCGCAATTCCTCTTCGCGGTCATCATGCAATGCCTCACCGGCAACGGAGAGAGTCTTGGGGCCATCTGAGGCGCAAAACCGCATCGACGCCGCCCGGAATCGCGCCAGCACGGCGCTAGGGCCCACATCCTCTCATTCGCACCGGGCATCTTCTCCTGGAGGATTAGCGAAGCTCTCTCAAAGCTTTTGGAACACCTCGACATAGTCGTTTGCGTAGACTTTGCCGAAATGGATCGGTGCCGCGTTGGGCGACAGGAAGGACCGGAATGAAATTTTGTCTCCGGGCAGGACCTCGAGGTCCTTTCTGAAGTAGGAGACCGTATCCGTTCGTTTGTCCGACTTCTCCTGAATCCTTTCACCTCCTTGAAGAACGACGGACTTGGGAGGATCAGAAGCTTCGTCCGGGGATCGCTCAGCGTGGCGTGGGCCAGTCCCTCGGTTCTAAATCTGCGATTTTCAACCGGGTTGCTGGACTTCAACCGTTTGACTCGAAAATCCAGAGGGTTGCTAACGCCTCT contains these protein-coding regions:
- a CDS encoding RHS repeat-associated core domain-containing protein, with the translated sequence MTDDSQSSNNKTVDGSGVACGYGMTNVETLDIKPGQAMTLKVPAATYSTLHINLKVEGCYKVKVDDVEQTDINDTFENDPGCKNRPEKTWSVVVVPKSDNGGSGTGGDGDGGLKSVHWQFSMGGLSSGESAGSLMLSEGAITANSYTPAALRYVSPSAEVDVIRNAGVLQQIKSPECLADIVTLSATKYEIRFYLTGSKVNGAYVPSGSPYVTWTVENPSGAPAGAVSISETRGGITTVNAFTHDAATEAWSYNRGGGRLETLSTMNLVNGDKKVTRTVTDPATGIVALKTIETKHMFAWGMEIVQRIEDPDGSPITTDYTFYENIADGGGYRHVKSFARSDGYWEFYEYSSNQFSYGNLDKTYRPGKDAPATPQINLSNYVQHNYYASSYPGGYYGGVSVFSTVPAGETVTAFGQGLGDTASRYAYYEDVNGQPGESVYDHPALRNESEVVTYTGYAVAPFTNQIAEEVFADGRADHYGYELGTYSGGAFTAGSGAYLRKTITHGTDASPEGITEKTTREILILSPGGLVLEEQAQVYLSGSYVPVTKTVHGYNAEGRLTSSTKDGRVLYEAAWTGNRKDWEKDEQGIPTTYTAYDALGRVQTESRQGISTTYTYDAEDRVRSVTRTGGGLTLTSSTGYDAAGRVTSETTEEGLTTTTTYTNGGRTVTRTLPSGGTEITDHYADGTVKSITGTGVIAKYYDYGADANGQWTQEFVGSAASPRWTKTYTNVLGDLVREERPGYTGTTLASIITVDLRGLRTGRTVPGEAAELFEYDELGQLSRQGRDVNGNGTLDVAGTDEVTDFSATYATDSGYWCAVRSVSRYEGADGAPTPFSSQKSLFGGGGATMLDRTVQVDRYGKATTTTSVVNRATQTVTATTVASDSSTPAVATTVAGRLISASTTTVAQPTSYEYDGLGRLDKMTDPRGVITDPVYTGAFLTSQTVAGQSTSYQYVPAGQPGAGQLFTTTYADGKTEVRGYDLRGFLTGISGTGVYKMTLTIDSYGDRTELYTYRTAGASDKTTWTYNPATGLLTTKTDAAVKHVQYDYTADNHLFHRTNARNIVTIYAFDERGNVKTMDYADATPDVSITYDRINRPAKVTDAAGKHLLGYTLGEESEAITLGPLAGVANSRKFDASGRVSAVTGTTGSWGQSVSYQYDPSSRLQTVKMGVFGTATYGYVPNSDLLLTTTFTGGMTSTRLWDGSNRLQKITHTAAAGTRSLDTTQFDSRNRRKEIAWDDGSKWTIGYDDLGQVTSGGRKWSDASAVEGQQYGYAYDGAGNRSGATGTTVNGRTATYTANALNQITSRTVPGAVDVMGSANPGATVTVNGAATSRKGGYFYKLLTASNTSGPVSVAETIAATLASGTTTRARTALVAKTPESFGYDNDGNLVSDGLWSYSWDAENRLVAMESVPTVPAAQKRKLTFRYDWQGRRVEKFVYQWVNSAWLLHDHTRFLWNGWLLQAEVGDAGQPIRSYAWGLDASGSLEAAGGVGGLLLERNYYANKTFEVASDLNGNVIRLVDTSNGQSVADYEYGPFGEVIRASGEYAALNPFGFSSKFTDWETGLLYYGYRYYNPETGRWLSLDPIGEKGGLNLYGFVGNDLVNHLDPFGLCSFIAVTGSEIQLGLKHAILVYFKGDFEADLNKHYTLSEIQSGGGEINASVDLMRSPSYGDRAENDWKIWRRTDHMSAQREWSTWSEDRVAIAYMRYLETSGDDVAAVFMSQDDEEMDAKWRELVQIAKAYKYASQDPNSPQNWPNSKYSDPFTGEGGLLGLAPGNNSNTFVKYATKRMGWGVKWESVLPGRFLGNSSPKNVINYWPGQVPVPANQPLPPKPR
- a CDS encoding LamG-like jellyroll fold domain-containing protein, coding for MNLGQLKYVAYQAKAYLDANLAGGSGAAVTAMVAGFQTQAQVNNYTPVTIGQLKAVAKPFYDRLIAAGYNTKDSLKNFGYAANWADNYPWNSAAPVPVAQNYALANIGQLKMVFSFNVAGLASGDTDGDGLPDIWEIAQFGDTSPGNTDDTDGDGLSNATELSDGLSAGNPDSDFDGVGDRQELTMDGTDPMDASDVTPRRIAYFPMDDANFTSAEGQLPRAASGVTSVPGWKGNAVRVDAIGDVLNYDWKRPDGSLNYSFKTGSVRLWIKPDWSSAQMSGTWSRLLEIGGSWGTGKAYAMLLFNATEPSIIYSEHDGNGHYTEYPTTTPFTWSSQTWHQVVVTWSGTTRKTYLDGVLAGEDSPNWSYSPKAADIVAKGLILGNESPGGQPIYGALDEVEIFNYELTAGEVSQNYNASAVGDSDGDGMPDEWEDFYFGPGGALPGANGDGDTLTNIQEYLAGTDPTKSDTDGDGILDGAETTTSPARADSDQDLMPDSWEQINGPSPTIDNRAEDPDFDGMGRTLEHLSGRSSFTVDSKADATDRALDIFSAY
- a CDS encoding response regulator transcription factor → MEPSRENSSVRHSEEGPLARILLIGGSPWLRHSLATLATAEKWLEVCGNTGSSAVARRICEEKLPGLIVLDMELPEGSGLGLLRDLARIRPDAGILALGEREDTAWLTRVFRAGARGYLSKQDETREISSALWRVAQGHRVVSRRISELVIGIVTSGQGMGAKRGVEALSPREIEVFSLLGKDQGPTAISRRLGVTVKTVETHCQHIKRKLGLLNGKALKQRALQWVLSAGGPAVSSAQFLFAVIMQCLTGNGESLGAI